A stretch of DNA from Paenibacillus albus:
ATAGGAAAGCGGTTAAGAGGAAGTATAGCATAGGAGAGAGGGTAGAGTCAGATGGTTCATGTCGAGGAAGGAAAAACATTGCGCGATACTGCTTTTGACGTCATGAAGCGGAATATTATTAGCGGCGAGTGGCCGGGAGGGATGTTTCTGCCCGAGAAATACCTGAGCGAGCTGCTCGGAATGAGCAAGACGCCGATTCGTTCTGCCCTCGATCGGCTTGAAATGATGGGACTTGTGAAGCTGTCGCCCAAGCAAGGGGTCATCGTGCAGGAGGTATCGCTGAAGAAGATTCTCGAAATCTACGAGCTGCGCTTGTCGCTCGAGACCTTCGCGGTACGCAAGCTGACGGGGAAGATGGACGATGCCTTCTTCCTGCGGTTGGACGAGAACTTGGCGCAGCAGGCTGCAGCCATTGAACGGGAAGATATCACGCGCTATGTCGAGCTAGACGGCCAATTCCATGAGATGATTGTCGCGGGGCTGGATAATGAAGAATATACCGAAGTGATGAAGCGGATTCAGGATAAATTCATGCTCGTGGTGCGTACGACGTTCGTTCGAAATCCGAGCCGGCTG
This window harbors:
- a CDS encoding GntR family transcriptional regulator, with the translated sequence MVHVEEGKTLRDTAFDVMKRNIISGEWPGGMFLPEKYLSELLGMSKTPIRSALDRLEMMGLVKLSPKQGVIVQEVSLKKILEIYELRLSLETFAVRKLTGKMDDAFFLRLDENLAQQAAAIEREDITRYVELDGQFHEMIVAGLDNEEYTEVMKRIQDKFMLVVRTTFVRNPSRLMGSLEEHWQIRHALTGQDAELSLRLIEKHIEYVKVIML